The following DNA comes from Streptomyces sp. NBC_00690.
CGACTTGAAGCCGTCCAGGTCGCAGAAGAGGACCGCGAGCCCCTTCGTACCGTCGTCGACCTCCTCGTCCGGCGCGACGGTGTGGACGTGGTGGTCGTACGCGGTGCCTGTGGGGCCGAAGTCGAAGCCGTCGCCGAACAGGGCTCCGGGGTCCTGGTCGTACCCCGCGCCCAGGTGCTCCAGCTCGGCCTCATGGCTGCTCGGCGGTCGTTCGCAGAGCTTGGCACTCAGTCGGGTGCGCAGCTCAGCGCTGTTGGGAAGGCCGGTGAGGGCGTCGTGGGAGGCCCGGTGCGCCAGTTGGAGTTCATGGCGCTTGCGATCCTCTATGTCCTCGATGTGGGTCAGGAGGAAGCGCGGGCCGTCCGCGGTGTCGGCGACGACGGAGTTCCGCAGGGAGACCCACACATAGGTGCCGTCCCGCCGGCCCAGCCTCAATTCCGCGCGACCGCCTTCGGCGGAGGTACGCAGGAGGGTGCCAATGTCGTCCTGGTGCACCAGGTCTGCGAAGGAGTAGCGACGCATGGCGGATGCGGGGCGGCCCAGGAGCCGGCACAGCGCGTCATTGGTCCGCAGCAGTCTGCCGTGCTGATCGCCGCCCATTTCGGCGATGGCCATACCGCTGGGGGCGTACTCGAATGCCTGCCGGAAGGACTCCTCGCTCGCTCTGAGGGCCTGCTGTTCGCGCTCCAGCCGTACCAGCGCGCGCTGCATGTTTGCTCTGAGGCGGGCATTGCTGATCGCAATCGCGGCCTGGGAGGCGTACATCTGGAGCGCTTCTTGGCCCCAGGCGCCGGGACGGCGTCCGTTGCGCGGTCGATCGACGGAGATGACGCCGAGGAGTTCGCGACCGCCGCCCGAGGCGTACATGGGCGCGTAGAGGCGGTCCTGGGGGTGCCACTCGTCTTCGAACCGGGGGTCGGGTCCTTCGGTGTGCCACTGCGGGACGTCGTCCTCGATGAGCACCCAGCCCTCGGTGTGGGGTATGAACCGCAGTTCTCCCCATGCCTCGCCCATGGACAGCCGACGGTCCCAGGAGGGTCGGGAGCCGACGCGCCCCGTGATCAGGGCTTCCGCGGCGGCGCTACCTGCGAATGCGGCGACGACCAAGTCGCCGTCGGCCCGGACGAGGTTGACGCAGGCGAGTTCGTAACCGAGCCCGGCCACAATGCCGTCGGCGACGGTCTGGAGGGTGTCAGCAAGGCTGCGGGCGGTGTTGAGGTCCGCGACCACCTTGTGCAGCTGCCGCAGGGTAGCAAGACGGACGTACGGCTCCGACTCGGTCTCCATGCTCGCTCTCCCCGAGACCTCGACAGCAATCTTCAGAAACTCCAGGTTCCTCTTCGGCCTTCTCGTTGCGGTTTCCCGGCCACTGAATCACAGCGAGCACTTCACCCGGTACACAGGGTCAACAAATACCGCCCTCTGTGACTCAAGTCACATCATCTGATGAAGACGGGCTCTGGCCGAATGGATGTGCGTTTGGTCTCTACCAGTGTTCTACGAACGCAAATCCGCCCGTTTCCGCCGTACGGGCGCACTCCTCACAAGAGCCTCCCAGACGCTCCCCTCAAACGGTATGGCGCGTCCTTCGGGCCGCCGACCCTACAGAGGTCCTAGGACTTTCGCTGGGTCTGGTGGCCGATGCGCACACCGGGTGACGACAGTTAGCGTCTCATGTGTGTTGCATACGACTTCGCACTCCTGGCCTGTTACTCCCCCGAGCCCCGCACGCCCCTTGGGACCACCGGGACCCCGGAGTCCCGCCCAACCGGACTCCGCTCCCCGCGTCCCCCATGCTGAGGGGGTGACAAATGAGGAGTTCCGCGCCGCGATGTCCCAGCTTGCCGCCGGGGTGGTCCTGGTGACCGCGCACGACGCGGACGACGGCCCACGCGGTGAGGACGTGGGCATGACCGCAACCGCCTTCCTCTCCGTGTCGCTCAACCCCCCATTGGTGATGGTCAGCCTCCGCAACGGCTCGCGCATGGACGACCTCCTCGCGGAACAGCCAATGTGGGGAATCTCCGTACTCTCCGAAAGCCAGCGGCACATCGCGGGCAGGTTCGCCATGAAGGGGCGGATCAGCGACCGACTGCTGTTCGAGGACATCCCCTACGCACGAGGGAAGGTGAGCGGGGCGCTACTGGTGCGTGGAGCGCTGGCGACCTTGGAGTGCCGCACGGAGAACCGGGTCGTCGCGGGTGATCACACGCTGGTGATCGGACGGGTGCTGGGAGCGGATCTCTACAGCACCGAGGGCGGACCGCTGATGTACTTCAGGGGCCGCTACCGCCAACTGGGCTGATCAGAGCAATCGCCGATGTATGAGTCCCTACCACGTCGAACCCTCTGTGCCGGGTGGGGCACCGAGCGGTCGACGCGGCCCGCGTCCCTTTGTCGACCCTTCTGCTGACCTGCGCTCGATCCTGTTATTGATCCTGCTGTTGATCCTCGAAGCATCCCGGTGCGGCACATCGACCCCATCGGACCCATCGGCCAGATCGATGCCTTCAGAGCACATCCGGCGCCTTCAGAGCCCCAGCCATCCGGCCGCGGTCGCCGCTTCAGTGCCAGTCACGGCCTGAGCGACCGCGTTTGACGTCCGCGCGCTGCTTCTTCTCCTTCAGACGCCTCTCGTTGATCCCTCGCGGCACCCGCACGGCTCGGCGCGGCTTCGGCGGCGGGGCGGTCGCATCCGCGAGGAGCGAGGCGAGCCGGACGGCCGCCGTCTCGCGATTGCGCCACTGCGAGCGGTGCTCGGACGAGCGCACGGCGATCACTCCGCCGACCAGACGGCCGGCCAACCGCTCCAGAGCGCGTTCCTTCCACACCCTGGGCAGGGCATCCGTCTTGCCGAGGTCGAAGCGCAGCTCGACCTGTGAATCAGTGGTGTTCACGTGCTGGCCACCAGGCCCAGATGACCTGGAGAAACGCCAGATCAACTCGGCCTCCGGCAAGGAGACCGAGCCACGGATGACATAGGGCCCGGACATGCCCCCATGATCCCGCGACGACGGAGCGCACGTCATCCAGTTTTCCCAGCGCGTCGCATATGAGCACGCACTTCACCTTTGGCCGGCACCCACCGTTCGGGCAGCCCACGGCATCCGGCGCAGGCGGCCGGGGAGCGTGGGTTGCCGCAGCGGACGCGAACCCGGCGAAGAACCCTCAACCACATGGAACCTGGCAGTCCCCTGCCTGCGTTATGACGGGTACCGGTAGCTTCGTACGACAAGAAGCCGGATGATTCGATCACGAAGGGGACTTCCCAATGGCAGTTAGCCTGACCAAGGGCGGCAACGTCTCGCTCACCAAGGAGGCACCGGGCCTGACCGCCGTTACGGTCGGCCTCGGCTGGGACGTCCGCACCACGACGGGCACGGACTTCGACCTCGACGCCTCCGCGATCGGTGTGAACCCCGCGGGCAAGGTCGCCTCCGACGCCCACTTCATCTTCTTCAACAACCGGGCCACGCCGGACCAGACCATCGTGCACACCGGTGACAACCGCACCGGTGAGGGCGGCGGCGACGACGAGCAGATCAATGTGAACCTCGCGGGTCTGCCCGCCGACGTCGACAAGATCGTCTTCCCGGTCTCGATCTACGACGCCGTCACCCGCGCCCAGAACTTCGGCCAGGTGCGCAACGCCTACATCCGCATCCTCAACCAGGCCGGTGGCGCCGAGATCGCCCGCTACGACCTGAGCGAGGACGCGGCGGTCGAGACCGCGATGGTCTTCGGCGAGCTCTACCGCAACGGCGCCGAGTGGAAGTTCCGCGCGGTCGGCCAGGGGTACGCGGCCGGGCTGGAAGGCATCGCCCGCGACTTCGGTGTGAACCTCTAGGTACCGCTTTCGGCGTGAGCCTCGACAGCCGCGCCGAGCGCAGGGCGCCGTGCCCCGGCAGGGAGCGATCCCAGCTGGGGCACGGCCATGTCCGCTCCCGTGTTGCCTCCGAAGAGGGCACAAGGCCCCTCCCGCCAGCCCCTCTGATCGCGCTCACATGAGAAGATCACTTCGCGCCAAGCGTGCCGATTCCAGCCGTGAGAGGTGACGATGTACGCAATATCCCTAGGTGATGACGGCGCCGAGCTGCGTCCGCTCGAACCCTGGCAGGCGGCCGAGTTCCTGGCCCACGTGGACCGCGGGCGGGAGTTCATCGGGCAGTTCAACGGCCTGCCGGACGTGATCAAGGATCTGGAGTCGAGCCGGGCGTTCCTCCAGGCGTACGCCGAGAAGACCGCGGCCGACACCGGACGCATCTACGGCATCCGCACGGACGGCACGCTGGTCGGCGCGGTCATCTTCCGCCAACTGGACGCCGCCCGGGGCACAGCCGAAGCGGGCTGTTGGCTGGAACCGTCCGCGGTGGGCCGGGGCCTGGTGACCCGGGCGGTACGGACCATCATCGACTGGGCCGTCGAGGAGCGGGGAATCCACCGGGTCGAGTGGGTGGTCTCCGCGGGCAACGCCCCGAGCATCGCGGTCGCCCGCCGCCTCGGAATGACCAAGGAAGGCGTCCTGCGCGAGAGCTACCTCTACCGGGGCGAGCGCCACGACGAAGAGATCTGGTCGGTCCTGGCACCGGAATGGCGGGCCGCCAAGCGGGCTTCCTGAGCCCCACCGGCCACCGGAAGCGGGGGCAGTGCGCCCAAGGCCGCACGAGCGTATTCAGCGCCGCGTTCTGCGGGCCGCCGCAGAGTCGCCGCGGACCGCTGCGTGTGCACCTTGCCCATGATGGCGTTCGACAGACCGCGGGCGAGCCCCCAAGTGCCCGGCGGTCTCGCCCCAGGCGTCACGCCCTTGCCGGGCGGTCCTCGCCGTACAGCCAGATGCGCCAGAGGTCGTCGAGTCGGTGGCCCACCGTCTTCTCCGCGTAGGCCGTGAAGTCCTTCGTCGAGGCGTTGCCGTGCCGGTGTTCGGCGGGCCAGCCCTTCAGGATCTTGTCGAAGGTCTCGTCGCCGACTTCCTGCCGGAGCTTGTGGAGGACCATCGCGCCCCTCCCGTACACCGGGGAGCTGGAGATCCTGGCCGGTGACGGCGGATCGGCCGGTGGGAATTCCCAGTTGGACTCGTCCTCGAACGCCTTCTCGTAGTTCTGCTGGGCCGGTACACCGTCGAAGTCCTCGGCCCACAGCCATTCGGCGTAGGTGGCGAAGCCCTCGTTCAACCACATGTCGCGCCAGTCGGCGGGGGTGACCGAGTTTCCGTACCAGTGGTGCGCGATCTCGTGGACGAGGATGTCGAGTTGGAAGTGCTCGGCGGGGAAGACCGGGCGGTTCTGGGTCTCCAGGGCGTAGCCGACCTCTCCGTCGGGGACGACGATCGCGCCGATCGACGAGTACGGGTACGGGCCGAACCGCCGCGTGGACCATTGCATGACCTTCGGGATCTCGGCCAGCAGCGCCGCACTGTCGTCGGCCACCGAGGGATCCACCGCGGTGATGACGGGCAACCCCGTCGGGGTGCGCGAGGTCTTGGTGTCGTACGCGCCGATCGCCAGCGTCGCCAGATAGCTGGCCATCGGCCGGGCCGACTTCC
Coding sequences within:
- a CDS encoding GNAT family N-acetyltransferase, yielding MYAISLGDDGAELRPLEPWQAAEFLAHVDRGREFIGQFNGLPDVIKDLESSRAFLQAYAEKTAADTGRIYGIRTDGTLVGAVIFRQLDAARGTAEAGCWLEPSAVGRGLVTRAVRTIIDWAVEERGIHRVEWVVSAGNAPSIAVARRLGMTKEGVLRESYLYRGERHDEEIWSVLAPEWRAAKRAS
- a CDS encoding TerD family protein — its product is MAVSLTKGGNVSLTKEAPGLTAVTVGLGWDVRTTTGTDFDLDASAIGVNPAGKVASDAHFIFFNNRATPDQTIVHTGDNRTGEGGGDDEQINVNLAGLPADVDKIVFPVSIYDAVTRAQNFGQVRNAYIRILNQAGGAEIARYDLSEDAAVETAMVFGELYRNGAEWKFRAVGQGYAAGLEGIARDFGVNL
- a CDS encoding M1 family metallopeptidase, translating into MRPPLSSRPFAPIVALALIAACALTGCSASGSVPKGVQGTPGGSGVRDPLFPRLGNGGYDVQHYALTLDYEPRTGRLTGTAEITARATADLSAFNLDLHALRADRVTVDGLGSAANQAGDELTVRPRKDVARGKTFRTVVRYSGNPRTITDSDGSEEGWLRTADGALAVGEPAGSMAWFPGNHHPSDKATYAVTATVPEGLDVISNGELAGETTRAGRTTFRWKSARPMASYLATLAIGAYDTKTSRTPTGLPVITAVDPSVADDSAALLAEIPKVMQWSTRRFGPYPYSSIGAIVVPDGEVGYALETQNRPVFPAEHFQLDILVHEIAHHWYGNSVTPADWRDMWLNEGFATYAEWLWAEDFDGVPAQQNYEKAFEDESNWEFPPADPPSPARISSSPVYGRGAMVLHKLRQEVGDETFDKILKGWPAEHRHGNASTKDFTAYAEKTVGHRLDDLWRIWLYGEDRPARA
- the arfB gene encoding alternative ribosome rescue aminoacyl-tRNA hydrolase ArfB; this translates as MSGPYVIRGSVSLPEAELIWRFSRSSGPGGQHVNTTDSQVELRFDLGKTDALPRVWKERALERLAGRLVGGVIAVRSSEHRSQWRNRETAAVRLASLLADATAPPPKPRRAVRVPRGINERRLKEKKQRADVKRGRSGRDWH
- a CDS encoding flavin reductase family protein, yielding MSQLAAGVVLVTAHDADDGPRGEDVGMTATAFLSVSLNPPLVMVSLRNGSRMDDLLAEQPMWGISVLSESQRHIAGRFAMKGRISDRLLFEDIPYARGKVSGALLVRGALATLECRTENRVVAGDHTLVIGRVLGADLYSTEGGPLMYFRGRYRQLG
- the cdgB gene encoding diguanylate cyclase CdgB gives rise to the protein METESEPYVRLATLRQLHKVVADLNTARSLADTLQTVADGIVAGLGYELACVNLVRADGDLVVAAFAGSAAAEALITGRVGSRPSWDRRLSMGEAWGELRFIPHTEGWVLIEDDVPQWHTEGPDPRFEDEWHPQDRLYAPMYASGGGRELLGVISVDRPRNGRRPGAWGQEALQMYASQAAIAISNARLRANMQRALVRLEREQQALRASEESFRQAFEYAPSGMAIAEMGGDQHGRLLRTNDALCRLLGRPASAMRRYSFADLVHQDDIGTLLRTSAEGGRAELRLGRRDGTYVWVSLRNSVVADTADGPRFLLTHIEDIEDRKRHELQLAHRASHDALTGLPNSAELRTRLSAKLCERPPSSHEAELEHLGAGYDQDPGALFGDGFDFGPTGTAYDHHVHTVAPDEEVDDGTKGLAVLFCDLDGFKSINDRFGHQTGDAVLVEVARRLTTGVREGDTVARLGGDEFVVLADGLGSADAADLAARLRNAIVLPIRVGGRGVRVGASFGISWASCGMTVDEVLQSADQRMYVEKRSRSKVHRRAG